ccggggccggggccgtGCGgccagaggaggagaagaaagaggtggGCAGGCGGGGGGCCCTCCTCGCTGGTCCCCCGCGCCGCGCCCATGAACGGGCTGCCGGGGAGCCCTGCGTCTGCACCCGCACCCGCACCCTCGGGTTGCCCGCTGGAAGGGCTCCCGCCGCTGCCCCGGGGGCTCAGCGGCCTCCTTAACTCGAGCGGAGGCTCGTGGCGGGACCTGGAGCGCGTCTACAGCCAACGAAACCGTATTCAGGACGAACTGAGTAGGGCTGGCCGCGCCCCCGAGGGGCCCCCGCAACCCCCGCGCCGCCCAGCCAACCTGGACTCGGCGCTGGCAGTGCTGCGGAAGGAGATGGTGCGGGGAGGCCTAGGGAAGGGCGGGGGTGGGGGCGACGCAGCAGGATGGATGCTTGCGGTGTGCTGTGATGGGGGAGGCGGGATGCATGGTCCAGCTGTGCTGCAAAGGACCCAGGACGGTGGGGGCTGGGGGGCGGAGGGGGCTGCGATGGGGCCGCAGGATGGATGACGAGGCTGTGCTGGGATGGAGGGTCCAGGACGGAAAAGAGGGGCTGCCATGGAGATGCAGGATGACAGGGCAGGGGTGGTAGTGAGAGAGAGCAGGATGCCCAGGGGCTGCTCTGACGGGGTGGGGACCGAGACGGCCGCCGGGATCTCC
This sequence is a window from Gracilinanus agilis isolate LMUSP501 unplaced genomic scaffold, AgileGrace unplaced_scaffold49725, whole genome shotgun sequence. Protein-coding genes within it:
- the FAM89B gene encoding leucine repeat adapter protein 25 isoform X2, whose protein sequence is MNGLPGSPASAPAPAPSGCPLEGLPPLPRGLSGLLNSSGGSWRDLERVYSQRNRIQDELSRAGRAPEGPPQPPRRPANLDSALAVLRKEMLCSLHESIQDYKHLCQDMSVCQDMSSSLHSDSSYPPDTGFSDDDDEPPDCSLPRDPPPLRVPQTHNSRDKWLQDSFSL